One window of the Pseudomonas lurida genome contains the following:
- a CDS encoding ADP-ribosylglycohydrolase family protein, with translation MSLTLLDRYRGSLLGLACGDAVGTTVEFMPRGTFSPITDMVGGGPFNLKPGQWTDDTSMALCLAESLLRKGGFDAADQMGRYLNWWKWGYLSSTGDCFDIGMTVRTALGAFEKNGDPFAGSTDPFSAGNGSMMRLAPLVLFYFPDLHSVDDFCRQGSRTTHGAQEAIECCVVLARAMCNALNGAQKTDLLSVPCADLTAPDVVAIAQGKYANKPREQITGSGYAVASLEAALWCVQHTNSFVDAVLAAVNLGDDADTTAAIVGQLAGAFYGVQGIPTGWLEKLCMRDDIEEMAEAMFNAATERTILE, from the coding sequence ATGTCTCTCACGCTTTTGGATCGTTATCGCGGCAGCTTGCTCGGCCTGGCGTGTGGCGATGCGGTCGGCACCACTGTCGAGTTCATGCCTCGCGGCACATTCTCACCGATTACGGATATGGTGGGGGGAGGGCCGTTCAACCTGAAACCCGGCCAATGGACGGACGATACCTCAATGGCGCTGTGCCTGGCTGAAAGCCTGCTGCGCAAAGGTGGTTTCGATGCGGCCGACCAGATGGGGCGCTACCTGAATTGGTGGAAGTGGGGCTACTTGAGCTCCACGGGTGATTGTTTCGACATCGGCATGACCGTGCGCACGGCGCTCGGGGCGTTTGAGAAAAACGGCGACCCGTTTGCAGGTTCAACCGACCCCTTTTCTGCGGGCAACGGTTCGATGATGCGCCTTGCTCCCCTGGTGCTGTTTTACTTCCCCGACCTGCACAGCGTCGACGACTTTTGCCGTCAAGGCTCCCGTACGACCCATGGCGCCCAGGAGGCAATCGAATGCTGCGTGGTGCTGGCACGGGCAATGTGTAACGCCTTGAACGGGGCGCAAAAGACGGACCTGCTCAGCGTCCCCTGCGCCGACCTGACTGCGCCAGACGTCGTGGCAATCGCCCAAGGGAAATACGCCAACAAGCCCCGCGAGCAGATCACCGGTTCCGGTTACGCCGTCGCTTCATTGGAGGCGGCGCTGTGGTGTGTACAGCACACGAACAGCTTCGTCGATGCAGTGTTGGCGGCCGTGAACCTGGGTGATGACGCTGATACCACTGCCGCCATCGTTGGTCAGCTGGCGGGAGCGTTCTATGGCGTGCAAGGCATTCCGACGGGCTGGTTGGAGAAGCTATGCATGCGTGATGACATTGAGGAAATGGCCGAGGCCATGTTTAACGCCGCGACTGAAAGGACCATCCTTGAGTGA
- a CDS encoding GlxA family transcriptional regulator, which produces MKGKNLRYLNETCNPASVTRVGFLLLEHFSLPAFTQTLDTLVTANLLRPELFATRTFGWDDGEVISDLGLVIRPDARLDVAALQDLALLVICGGFRTELKASEDFIHLLRSAAEHGISLAGLWNGSWFLGRAGLLQGYRCAIHPEHRPALAEVSKAAHVTSEPYVIDRDRLTASSPSGAFHMALDWIKGLHDKALVEGIEDILAFEESRYRRIKPTENVNVSAPLREVVKLMDTNLEEPLELDQLAVYAGRSRRQLERLFKEQLGTTPQRYYMELRVTEARRLLQHTELSQVEVLVACGFVSPSHFSKCYSSYFGYRPSKEKRLVK; this is translated from the coding sequence ATGAAAGGCAAGAACCTGCGCTACCTCAACGAAACCTGCAACCCTGCGTCGGTCACCCGCGTTGGCTTCCTGTTGCTCGAACACTTCTCCCTGCCCGCATTCACCCAGACTCTCGACACACTCGTCACCGCCAACCTGCTGCGTCCGGAGCTGTTCGCCACGCGCACCTTTGGCTGGGACGATGGCGAAGTCATCAGCGACCTGGGCCTGGTCATCCGCCCGGACGCGCGCCTTGATGTGGCGGCCCTGCAAGACCTGGCGCTACTGGTGATCTGTGGCGGTTTTCGCACCGAGCTCAAGGCCAGCGAAGACTTCATCCACCTGCTGCGCAGTGCCGCCGAACACGGTATCAGCCTCGCTGGCTTGTGGAACGGCTCGTGGTTCCTCGGTCGCGCGGGCCTGTTGCAAGGCTATCGCTGCGCGATTCACCCCGAACACCGCCCGGCGCTGGCGGAAGTATCCAAGGCTGCCCACGTCACCAGCGAACCCTACGTGATCGACCGGGATCGCCTGACGGCGTCGAGCCCGTCCGGCGCGTTCCATATGGCACTGGACTGGATCAAGGGCCTGCATGACAAGGCGCTGGTGGAAGGCATCGAAGACATCCTGGCCTTCGAAGAGTCGCGCTATCGCCGCATCAAGCCCACGGAAAACGTCAACGTCAGCGCGCCCCTGCGTGAAGTCGTGAAACTGATGGACACCAACCTCGAAGAACCCCTGGAACTGGATCAACTGGCGGTCTATGCCGGCCGCTCGCGGCGCCAGTTGGAGCGTTTGTTCAAGGAACAATTGGGCACCACACCGCAGCGCTACTACATGGAATTACGCGTGACTGAAGCGCGGCGCCTGTTGCAGCACACGGAGTTGTCGCAGGTGGAGGTGCTGGTGGCGTGTGGGTTTGTGTCGCCGAGTCATTTCAGTAAGTGTTACAGCTCGTATTTCGGATACCGCCCCTCCAAGGAGAAGCGGTTGGTCAAGTAG
- a CDS encoding HNH endonuclease, whose amino-acid sequence MDNVSYCALCEKQIDSSNNSREHIIPHSIGGRRKIRSFICIDCNSRSGDSWDAEIWQQFSQLAMMHGVDRERGVPPSIKIQTIDGESYLLLPDGTMTIPNSTYQTEPGEKGLKIKISARDKPTAHKMVKQLARKNSKVDVDSFLSGMTATETPLESPVTFSAQFGGELAGRSMVKTAVALAASAGVSPKSCDTANQYLKGATVTPPYAHFYLRDLVANRPSTHAFNCVSVVGLPDRRKLLGYVEYFSMSRIVIILSEQYDGPALHTTYAFNPASASELALVVNLNLSDHELELIRSNQALTDETYAAALNEGFGLINKRSQSRLIEREASNAFEHACQSMGIPRDSIIPPERAQEFSSLVANHFVSKIAHLIRR is encoded by the coding sequence ATGGACAACGTAAGCTACTGTGCCCTCTGCGAAAAGCAAATTGACAGTTCCAACAATTCTCGTGAGCACATCATTCCCCACTCAATCGGTGGCCGACGCAAGATTCGATCGTTCATTTGCATCGATTGCAATAGCCGTTCGGGCGATAGCTGGGACGCAGAGATTTGGCAGCAGTTTTCCCAACTTGCGATGATGCATGGCGTTGATCGAGAACGAGGAGTTCCGCCGAGTATTAAGATTCAGACTATCGACGGGGAAAGTTATCTCCTGCTGCCAGACGGCACCATGACAATTCCGAATTCCACTTATCAAACCGAGCCAGGCGAGAAAGGCTTGAAAATTAAGATATCTGCAAGAGATAAGCCAACCGCTCACAAAATGGTCAAGCAGTTAGCTAGAAAAAACTCGAAGGTGGACGTGGATTCATTTTTGAGCGGAATGACAGCAACAGAGACCCCCCTTGAGTCACCAGTGACTTTTTCTGCTCAATTTGGCGGAGAGCTAGCCGGCCGCTCAATGGTCAAAACTGCGGTGGCATTAGCAGCATCTGCTGGAGTGAGTCCTAAGTCTTGCGATACGGCGAATCAGTATTTGAAGGGTGCTACTGTAACGCCCCCCTATGCTCATTTTTATTTGCGCGACTTAGTAGCCAATCGACCTTCGACTCATGCATTTAACTGTGTAAGCGTTGTCGGCCTACCCGATAGGCGAAAACTATTAGGTTATGTTGAGTATTTTTCAATGTCGCGGATCGTCATTATCCTGAGTGAGCAATATGATGGGCCCGCTTTACATACCACCTACGCTTTTAATCCCGCCAGCGCTTCCGAACTCGCACTTGTGGTGAACCTAAATCTATCCGACCATGAGCTAGAACTAATCCGGTCCAATCAAGCACTAACAGATGAAACCTATGCTGCAGCCCTCAATGAAGGATTCGGCCTCATCAATAAGCGCAGTCAATCTCGACTGATAGAACGAGAAGCCAGCAATGCTTTCGAGCATGCGTGTCAGTCAATGGGCATCCCGAGAGACAGCATTATTCCACCCGAACGAGCTCAAGAGTTCTCCAGTCTCGTTGCAAATCATTTCGTATCGAAAATCGCGCACCTGATTCGTCGCTAG
- a CDS encoding LysE family translocator, with the protein MFMSTSLLSAFVLFAFVSSITPGPNNTMLLASGVNFGFRRSMPHALGISIGFMVLVISVGLGLGEVFKVFPWAYTVLRYVGAAYLLYLAWKIATAGGMSDNDDEQGKPMTFLGAAAFQWVNPKAWIMALGAITTYTPAEGYVTNVLVIALVFAVVNLPSVCVWVGCGSGLRNVLREPRWLRLFNGSMALLLVLSLYPMLFVN; encoded by the coding sequence ATGTTCATGTCTACCAGCCTGTTGTCAGCTTTTGTGCTGTTCGCCTTCGTATCCTCGATCACGCCGGGGCCCAATAACACCATGTTGCTCGCCTCGGGCGTGAACTTCGGTTTCCGCCGGTCGATGCCCCACGCATTGGGGATCAGCATCGGCTTCATGGTGCTGGTGATCTCGGTCGGCCTGGGATTGGGCGAGGTGTTCAAGGTATTCCCGTGGGCCTACACCGTGCTGCGCTACGTGGGGGCGGCGTACTTGCTGTACCTGGCGTGGAAGATCGCGACGGCGGGCGGCATGTCCGACAACGACGACGAGCAAGGCAAGCCCATGACCTTCCTCGGCGCGGCGGCGTTCCAGTGGGTGAACCCCAAGGCCTGGATCATGGCGCTGGGCGCCATCACCACCTATACGCCGGCCGAAGGCTACGTCACCAATGTGCTGGTGATTGCGTTGGTGTTTGCCGTGGTCAACTTGCCCAGCGTGTGTGTATGGGTCGGCTGCGGCAGCGGCTTGCGCAATGTGTTGCGCGAGCCGCGCTGGTTGCGGCTGTTCAACGGGTCGATGGCGCTGCTGCTGGTGCTCTCGCTGTACCCGATGCTGTTTGTCAACTGA
- a CDS encoding Pathogenicity locus, translating to MVFSLEERTALLALKGVGPTVISRLEQMGIESMDALAQSDIDDILAQASAALGSTCWKNSPQARAAITAAVELAKRSGRRNAGQ from the coding sequence GTGGTATTTTCATTGGAAGAAAGAACGGCTTTACTCGCGCTCAAGGGCGTAGGTCCCACCGTTATTAGCCGATTGGAGCAGATGGGGATCGAGTCAATGGACGCGCTTGCGCAATCGGATATCGATGACATCCTGGCGCAAGCGTCCGCCGCACTCGGGTCAACCTGCTGGAAGAACAGCCCTCAGGCGCGCGCAGCGATTACTGCGGCGGTGGAGCTTGCAAAGCGTTCAGGCAGGAGAAACGCAGGCCAGTAG